The following proteins are co-located in the Malus sylvestris chromosome 13, drMalSylv7.2, whole genome shotgun sequence genome:
- the LOC126597330 gene encoding alkaline/neutral invertase A, mitochondrial-like gives MSSSNCIGICTVSVRPCCRIITGYGYRGSSIFGSGQPKLNRKVTGNLSKLRSRSHDRGCSSQIVRYLRVIDPNRRDFSGFDSNWGRSRVYTENSRVDCRRGSSRRRGVLVIPNVASDIRNHSTSVESQVKGKTSFESIYIQGGLNVKPLVVERIETDYGDVVKEEESRVEVNSSNVNVNVNVGNSKGLNDNKVERELSDIEEEAWRLLRDSVVSYCGNPVGTLAATDPADKTPLNYDQVFIRDFVPSALAFLLNGDAEIVKNFLLHTLQLQSWEKTVDCHSPGQGLMPASFKVRTVPLDGSPGEFEEVLDPDFGESAIGRVAPVDSGLWWIILLRAYGKITGDYALQERVEFQTGIRLILNLCLKNRFDMFPTLLVTDGSCMIDRRMGIHGHPLEIQALFYSALRCSREMLIVNDGTKDLVTAVNNRLSALSFHIREYYWADMKKINEIYRYKTEEYSTDAINKFNIYPDQIPSWLVDWIPEEGGYLIGNLQPAHMDFRFFTLGNLWSIVSSLGTQKQNEGILNLIESKWDDFVAQMPLKICFPALEYEEWRITTGGDPKNTPWSYHNGGSWPTLLWQFTLACIKMGRTELAEKAVALAEKRLSMDHWPEYYDTKSGRFVGKQSRLHQTWTIAGYLTSKMLLENPEKASLLFWEEDYELLETCVCVLNKTSRKKCSRFAAKSQVAV, from the exons ATGAGTAGCAGCAATTGTATTGGAATCTGTACCGTGAGCGTGAGGCCATGTTGTAGAATTATCACAGGCTATGGCTACAGAGGTTCTTCAATTTTCGGTTCTGGGCAGCCGAAATTGAATAGAAAAGTTACTGGTAATTTGTCCAAATTGCGATCCAGAAGTCACGATCGTGGCTGTAGTTCCCAGATTGTAAGGTACCTACGTGTAATTGATCCGAATCGGAGAGATTTTAGTGGTTTCGATTCGAATTGGGGGCGGTCTAGGGTTTATACGGAGAATAGCCGTGTTGATTGTAGGAGGGGCAGTAGTAGGAGAAGGGGTGTTTTAGTGATACCGAATGTAGCGTCGGATATTAGGAACCATTCAACCTCGGTGGAGTCTCAGGTTAAAGGGAAGACCTCGTTCGAGAGTATATACATTCAAGGTGGCTTGAATGTGAAACCTTTAGTGGTTGAGCGCATTGAGACGGATTATGGTGATGTAGTTAAGGAAGAGGAGTCTAGGGTAGAGGTAAATAGCTCAAATGTGAATGTAAATGTAAATGTAGGTAATTCCAAGGGTTTGAATGACAATAAGGTTGAGAGAGAGCTGTCTGATATTGAAGAGGAGGCCTGGAGGTTACTTCGAGATTCCGTTGTTAGTTACTGTGGGAATCCGGTGGGAACTCTTGCTGCTACTGATCCGGCTGACAAGACACCCCTCAATTACGATCAGGTCTTTATTCGTGATTTTGTCCCATCAGCACTTGCTTTCTTGCTCAATGGGGATGCGGAGATTGTCAAGAATTTTCTGCTTCACACTTTGCAGTTACAG AGCTGGGAGAAGACAGTGGACTGCCACAGCCCTGGGCAAGGGTTGATGCCGGCAAGCTTCAAAGTGAGGACTGTTCCTCTTGATGGAAGCCCTGGAGAATTTGAGGAAGTTTTAGATCCTGATTTTGGTGAATCAGCCATCGGCCGTGTAGCACCTGTTGATTCAG GGTTGTGGTGGATTATCTTGTTGAGAGCTTATGGAAAGATTACGGGTGATTATGCATTACAAGAAAGGGTGGAGTTCCAGACAGGCATAAGGCTGATTCTTAATCTGTGTTTAAAAAATAGATTTGACATGTTTCCAACCCTGTTGGTCACTGATGGGTCCTGTATGATTGATAGACGGATGGGTATTCATGGACACCCTCTCGAAATCCAA GCATTGTTTTATTCAGCTTTACGATGCTCACGTGAAATGCTCATTGTCAATGACGGAACAAAAGATTTGGTGACTGCAGTGAATAACCGACTTAGTGCACTCTCATTTCACATCAGAGAGTATTATTGGGCGGatatgaagaagatcaatgagaTTTATCGTTACAAGACAGAGGAATATTCCACAGATGCCATCAACAAGTTCAATATCTATCCAGATCAAATTCCCTCTTGGTTAGTAGATTGGATTCCTGAGGAAGGTGGTTACCTCATTGGCAATCTGCAACCTGCTCATATGGATTTTAGGTTCTTCACTCTTGGAAATCTTTGGTCCATTGTATCATCTCTGGGTACCCAAAAACAGAATGAGGGTATTTTGAATTTGATTGAGTCCAAATGGGATGATTTCGTGGCTCAAATGCCCCTTAAAATTTGCTTCCCCGCTCTGGAGTATGAAGAATGGCGAATAACTACTGGTGGTGACCCAAAAAACAC GCCTTGGTCATATCATAATGGTGGATCTTGGCCAACCCTCCTATGGCAG TTCACATTGGCTTGCATCAAGATGGGGAGGACAGAATTAGCGGAAAAGGCAGTTGCTTTGGCAGAAAAGAGGCTTTCTATGGATCACTGGCCCGAATACTATGACACAAAAAGTGGGAGATTTGTAGGCAAGCAATCCCGGCTTCACCAGACGTGGACAATTGCTGGTTACCTAACCTCGAAGATGCTTTTGGAGAACCCCGAGAAAGCGTCATTGTTGTTTTGGGAGGAAGATTATGAACTTCTCGAGACTTGCGTTTGTGTTCTCAACAAAACTAGTCGGAAGAAGTGTTCACGCTTTGCAGCAAAATCTCAGGTTGCGGTCTAA
- the LOC126597333 gene encoding gibberellin 2-beta-dioxygenase 2-like isoform X1, producing MVVASPNPTRNEKIQAVDLPIIDLSAERSQVRKLIVKACEDYGFFKVINHGVPKDIISKVEEQSLSFFAQPVSEKQRAGPSDPFGYGCKNIGLNGDTGEVEYLIFNTNPISIAQRFKTISNEPTKFSSAVSEYIAAVRDLACELLDLIGEGLWVPDTSVFSRLIRDVDSDSVFRLNHYPHLHNKKDICKDNDTSPSSISNISKVGFGEHSDPQLLTLLRSNDVGGLQISPQDGVWVSVPSDPTAYWVNVGDVLQAMTNGRFVSVRHRALTNPSESRMSMAYFAASSLNACLSALPEMVTPEKPRLYKPFTWAEYKKTTHSLRLGENRLNLFRISTNDECFIDQPLE from the exons ATGGTGGTGGCATCTCCAAACCCAACTCGCAACGAAAAGATCCAGGCCGTTGATCTTCCCATCATAGACCTCTCAGCCGAGAGGTCACAAGTGAGGAAGCTCATTGTCAAAGCTTGTGAGGACTATGGTTTCTTCAAGGTCATCAACCATGGCGTCCCAAAAGACATTATATCCAAAGTGGAGGAGCAAAGCCTCAGCTTCTTTGCCCAACCAGTGTCCGAGAAGCAAAGGGCAGGGCCTTCCGATCCCTTTGGCTATGGCTGCAAGAACATAGGCCTCAATGGTGATACGGGAGAGGTTGAGTACCTTATTTTCAACACAAACCCAATTTCCATTGCTCAAAGATTCAAAACCATCTCAAATGAGCCTACAAAATTCAG CTCGGCAGTGAGTGAATACATTGCAGCAGTTAGGGATTTGGCATGTGAGCTCTTGGATCTGATTGGTGAGGGATTGTGGGTCCCTGACACATCAGTCTTCAGTAGGCTGATCAGGGACGTCGACAGTGACTCGGTCTTCAGGCTCAATCACTACCCGCATCTGCACAACAAGAAGGACATCTGCAAGGATAATGATACGTCACCATCCTCCATCAGTAACATCAGCAAGGTAGGGTTTGGGGAGCATTCCGACCCTCAGCTCCTCACCCTCCTGAGGTCCAACGACGTGGGCGGCCTCCAAATCTCTCCACAAGATGGGGTGTGGGTCTCCGTCCCCTCTGACCCCACGGCCTATTGGGTTAATGTGGGTGACGTGTTGCAG GCCATGACAAATGGAAGATTTGTGAGCGTTAGACATAGAGCCTTAACCAATCCATCAGAGTCTAGAATGTCAATGGCGTATTTTGCTGCTTCCTCCCTGAACGCATGTTTGAGTGCTCTTCCAGAAATGGTCACACCGGAGAAGCCTCGGCTCTACAAACCCTTCACTTGGGCTGAGTACAAGAAAACCACGCACTCTCTACGCCTCGGCGAAAACCGTCTTAACCTCTTCAGAATTTCTACCAATGATGAATGCTTCATAGATCAACCGCTGGAATGA
- the LOC126597333 gene encoding gibberellin 2-beta-dioxygenase 2-like isoform X2, with protein MVVASPNPTRNEKIQAVDLPIIDLSAERSQVRKLIVKACEDYGFFKVINHGVPKDIISKVEEQSLSFFAQPVSEKQRAGPSDPFGYGCKNIGLNGDTGEVEYLIFNTNPISIAQRFKTISNEPTKFSSAVSEYIAAVRDLACELLDLIGEGLWVPDTSVFSRLIRDVDSDSVFRLNHYPHLHNKKDICKDNDTSPSSISNISKVGFGEHSDPQLLTLLRSNDVGGLQISPQDGVWVSVPSDPTAYWVNVGDVLQPLHFMVSGGPEFQSITNQCVFLAWGIRPIG; from the exons ATGGTGGTGGCATCTCCAAACCCAACTCGCAACGAAAAGATCCAGGCCGTTGATCTTCCCATCATAGACCTCTCAGCCGAGAGGTCACAAGTGAGGAAGCTCATTGTCAAAGCTTGTGAGGACTATGGTTTCTTCAAGGTCATCAACCATGGCGTCCCAAAAGACATTATATCCAAAGTGGAGGAGCAAAGCCTCAGCTTCTTTGCCCAACCAGTGTCCGAGAAGCAAAGGGCAGGGCCTTCCGATCCCTTTGGCTATGGCTGCAAGAACATAGGCCTCAATGGTGATACGGGAGAGGTTGAGTACCTTATTTTCAACACAAACCCAATTTCCATTGCTCAAAGATTCAAAACCATCTCAAATGAGCCTACAAAATTCAG CTCGGCAGTGAGTGAATACATTGCAGCAGTTAGGGATTTGGCATGTGAGCTCTTGGATCTGATTGGTGAGGGATTGTGGGTCCCTGACACATCAGTCTTCAGTAGGCTGATCAGGGACGTCGACAGTGACTCGGTCTTCAGGCTCAATCACTACCCGCATCTGCACAACAAGAAGGACATCTGCAAGGATAATGATACGTCACCATCCTCCATCAGTAACATCAGCAAGGTAGGGTTTGGGGAGCATTCCGACCCTCAGCTCCTCACCCTCCTGAGGTCCAACGACGTGGGCGGCCTCCAAATCTCTCCACAAGATGGGGTGTGGGTCTCCGTCCCCTCTGACCCCACGGCCTATTGGGTTAATGTGGGTGACGTGTTGCAG CCTTTGCATTTTATGGTAAGTGGGGGCCCAGAATTTCAGTCTATAACCAACCAGTGTGTGTTCTTAGCCTGGGGGATTCGCCCCATTGGGTAA